The following DNA comes from Bacteroidales bacterium.
GTTGATACCGAATATATATTGAATAATATTCCTGCTTATAAATCTGCACAAGGACAGATTGAGAAATTATCAAGTGAATGGCAAAAAGAAATTGAAGAAAAGTATAGTGAAATAGAGAAGATTTATAAAAATTACCAGGCTGAAAAGGTAATGCTTTCGGATGATATGCGCAAAAAAAGAGAAGATGAGATCATTCAGAAGGAACAGGTGGTGAAAGACCTGCAAAAGAAATATTTCGGGCCTGAAGGAGAGTTGGTAAAAAAACAACAGGAGTTGGTGAAACCTATACAGGATGAGGTATACAAGGCTGTTAAAGAAATGGCTGTTGAAGGAGGATATGCTGCAATTTTTGATACATCTTCAGATGCCAGTGTGTTATATGCCAATCCGAAGCAGGATAGGAGTGATGAAGTTCTTGAAAAATTAGGATATAAGAATTAATTACCTATTTTTGCAACAAAAATTTTAATTCACGATAAATAATGAAGACTTTAATTAAACTTGTATTTGTACTTGCTATCGCTGCTTTTTGTAATAATATTTCTGCCCAGAGTCAGAAGCCGGTCAAGTTAGCCCATATCGATATGGCAGAGCTGATCGGATCGATGCCGGAAAGGGATTCTGCTATGGCTAACTTACAAAAGCTTCAGAAAGAACTGGAAACAGAGTTGGAATCTTTACATGTCGAACGTAACAGGAAGTATGAAGAATACACTAAAAATAATGCAACCTGGACAGCGCTGGTAAAACAATCAAGGGAGGAAGAGATACGTACTATAGAACAGAAAATCAGTGAGTTTCAACAGTCAGCCTATGAAACCCTGCAGCAAGAGCAGGAGAAACTCTTACAACCTGTTATAGAAAAAGCCAATAAAGCCATCGATGTTGTTTCAAGGGAAAACAATATTACTTATGTCTTTAATTCACAGGCTTTAGTATTTAAGGCTGTTGATTCACAGGATATTCTTGAATTGGTACAGAAACAATTAGGTGTTAAGAAATAATAATATAGTTGATATAATAACAAAAAACACGAACATTTTTGTTCGTGTTTTTTGTTATTATACAGGAAGTCAGATTATCTGATTGTTTGATAAGAAAAAATACTTTCTGATCCATCACACAAATTTATGTGATCGAAAAATCAAAACAACTGCAACTGTCTACCCAATTCTTCCCCATGGTATAAATCTTTGTCTGATTTTAGTTAATATACAAGCTTGTTGTTTTAAATAAAAAAAGCCGACCATTTTGGCCGGCTTTGTGGTACCACTCGGGATCGAACCAAGGACACACGGATTTTCAGTCCGTTGCTCTACCTACTGAGCTATGGTACCTTTTTGACGGTGCAAAGGTAAAAAGAGTTTTCTAAACCGCAAGCAGTTCAAGGTATTTTTTAATAAAATTTGATCCTATAATTTTGATTTGACTGATTGATAGTGAAATGAGTCGGTTGTTATTTAAATGCATTATTCAGCTCTCCATAGCGTTGTCTTTTCATAGTAGCAGATAAGAGCCGTTTTAACAATCTGACTGTTTGATCCCATAAGTGAGTATATTATACTATTGTTATTAATTAAGTTGACAATTATAGTCTTAATTTCTTTTACTTATCTTAGGTCAGGTATTTTCTTTTTATTTTCCTAAGTTCAAAAGGTGCAGTTATGAAATCTTTGATTTTTAATTTAGAACCACCGATATCTACCCATTTAAAAAGAGGGTATTCATAGATTTTGTTTATTGCATTATCTTTTCCCAGATACTGAATATATCGAGCCAAAATTTCTACATCAAAAAACCATTTTGTAATAAAAACATCATTAAAAAGAACCGGAATAACAGATCGTTTAAATAATTTAGCCCCACATTGTGTATCATAAACAGGTAGATCAATCATAGTAGAAACGACAGTTGCAAAAATACGTCCGAGATAATGCCGTTTCCGGTTTCTTTTTACTTCGGCGCCAAGGCGCATTAACCTAAGACCGGTTACAATATCAAAGTTATTTTCTACAGCCTGGTCAATAAAAGAAGGTATTTCATAAAGTGGTGTTGCAAGATCGGCATCCCAGAATCCGATAAAGTCAGATTCAAAGTTTTCATATGCATGTATCATGCCTAAACGTACGGCTTCTGCTTTCCCATAATTTTTTCCCAGGTTAAGCAAATGAAACCGACTACATTCGGCCGTTATTTTTGTAAGTATTGTTAAGGTATCATCAGAACTGCCGTCGTTTACAAATAAAAACCGGATATGGGGATTGGTTTTTATGAACTCAATAAAAGAAACAGGAGATAATCTTTTGCTTTCATTGTAGCAAGGTATTATGCAAATTCCGGTAATACCTACCCCTCGATCCTGTTCATATTCACCCATTTCCCTAACTAACTTCATTTGCCAAAATTACATTTTTTTCTTAAACATTCTCTTAGAATATAAGTTTATATCATCGAGCAGTGGGAGAGGGTTTGCCCCTGATTTTTCCTGTGTACCGGGTAGGACGATCCGGAATACAAACAGGATAAATCAGAGAGTAAAACATAACTTCTCCCATCTAAGATCAATTATTTAAAGAGATAGAAATGTGAGGCATGCTCCGGATCATATAAAGGATTATGATATTTTTCTGCAAAGTATATAAGTTGAAAGCCCCGGAATATTTATCCTGAGTGATTTAAGGATTCTGGAAAAAAAATAATCCAACAGCAAGATTTTTTCAAAGATATAAGACAGCGCCTTTTTACCATTCCAATCTCCAACTCCTTTCACATTTTTATTTTCAGATGTAAAATTTTGATGAACTTTTTGGATTAACCTGGGAAAAAGAAGGGATGAAAAAAAATAACCGCCGGCAATATAGGTCAATCCCGCGTTTTTGATACATCTTTCAAGCGAATGTTGTGAATACCTACGATAATGCCCTAACCATTTATCATGTTCACAATATAAAGATTGATAGGCCGGTACAGTAATCATAAAAACAGTATCCTGATTTATGTAATCATTTGTAGAGAGTGATTTTAAAAATCCAACATCATTTTCGATGTGCTCTATCACATCCAACAGGAAAACAACAGAAGCCGGTTTGCTATGAGGTATGTGTATTTCTTTTAAATCTTTATAAAAAGTAATATTGTAAGATTTGTATTTTTCAGTTAAAGAAGATATGAGTTTATCATCATATGCAGTATCTACAGCTATTAATTTAAAGCCAGGATATGAATTTGAAAATTGAGTAAGAAAAAAGACATCACCACTACCAATATCCAAAGCAACACCATTATCAATATTCCGGATATATTTTTTTATAATATTATTAACGACTTTACTACGGGCATATTCCCAGGGATGATTTTGTTTATTATTACTATGCCCCGGAACATTTAATTCTTTAATATCCATGAAAAATTATGATTTACCATGCAAATATAAAGTTTATTCAATATTATTAAGTTTGTAAAGATAGATATCCCATAAGGAGTGATCATCTTCAAATTTTTTACATAATTTTATTTGTAATTCATCTGAGTTTTCAATGGGTAGAGCAGAAAATATATATTTTCCTCCCATTGCTTTTATTTTCATAATGTTGATATCAAGTTGCTTTATACTTAGCCCACATTCTTTTAAACACATTTGCTTACAACTTCTCTCCAATTCATCGCTGAATAGGTAACATCGGCCGCCCCAATTATCAAAATATTTTTTTAATTCATTATTTTTCAATAATTCAGTTTCAATTATTTCCCTGAATTCCTGCTTATATCTTAAGAGGTAATTGTTCTGATAGCTATCTAAGGTGAAAAAACCATTGTATTGCGCGATGGCGGGATGAATGCCTAAACTAACGATCCTATATTCTTTCTTTTGAAGACCAATATGCCGGGATATCTCAGAAAATAAATCAGATGCATAAAAATCACAAAAACTGGGATAGTTGTACTTTACCTGTTCTTTAGCAAACAACTTTTCATAATTGATAGTTAATTCCTTGTTTGAATATATAATAACAACGAATTGGATGGTTATAAGAGAGTATAAGACATATTTTGGGATCCTATTATAGGTATATATAATAGTAACTGCTAATAAAATAAACCATAAGAAAGGATTGAAAAAAAAGAACCTTCCAATCTGGAAAGATAAGGTGATATTAAATGTATTCTGAAGGATATAACAGATAAGTGGGTACACCGCTTTTAAAGCAGTAATCAGTGCTATGGCAAGAATAAGTGAAATAATCACTTTCTTTTGTCCCGGTTTGATTTTCATAAAAAACAAAACGAGCAAAGCATATAAGAATATGGGAATCGTGTTAAATAAAGAGGCGTGATATTGTCCGGTAAAAAAGGTAATTATGAATTGTCTCGCTATGTTTTCAAAGGAATATGGTTCAAATATCCATGCAGTTCGAAAAGAAACATATTCTCCCGGATCCAGAAACCCTTTTATTGTAATGAAATTTGCAATGATAAAACAGGCGGTCAATAATCCTATGCCTATATGGTATTGCACACTTGTATTTCTATTTTTAGTGATCAACAGATAAATTCCAAAAACAACCAGTATTGATAAAATAAAAGGACCAATCAGTGCAAAATGTGAGTAAAATGGAAATAAGGCAATCACCATCCAGCTAATCAAATATTTCCGGTGATTGGCTAAATTCAGGAATGACCAGATAAGGATCGGTTGCCCGGTTACGGTTAACCCGAATAGTGGGTATAAGGGTATCATTGAGAATATCACTGCCAATATGATCACTATATTCTTATTATACTGTTTCATCAGGTAATCTTTCAAAAAAAGATATAATCCAATGAAACCGATTAAACGAACCAATATAGAATTGATTATATAAGCCCAGAAGGAAGGAAACAGGTAAAAGAGGAAACGGATAAAACTAAATTCGGAATGAAAGAATTTTTTTGGTAATCCATTCATTACATTATAAATGAGCTGATCACCATCAAAACCGGATAGCGAACCTGTGATTTTTAGTAGGTGTAAATATACAAATTCACTATCCAGATTATCATGAATTATCAGATAGGCATTGGTGCCGAGAAGAAAAAAAGGTAATCCGATTATGGTAATAATGAAAAGAATGCAGTATGTGCTTTTTATTGGGATGTATTTACCTTTTTGCATAAAAATATCACGTAATTTAAATGCTATCATTTTTGATAAAAATGGACAAAAGTAAAATATTCCTGACGAAAAAATGAACCAACTCTAATTTATATGGTGCATTGACCGTTTCATCGTTTCATTTTTCCCATGGCAACGTATCAAAATCCAGTTTTACAACCATTACTGTATTGGCCATTTCATTTGCCGGGAGATCCCGTAAACGTAACACAGGTTGTTGTGACACATGATCGGTGGGTGTCAGGTTAACTATAGTTTCAATCCTACGGCCATCATTAAGTAATGTCGCTTTTACGGGGCGTTTTTTTAATGGTGGAAGTTTTACACTGTTTCCTTGCTGGTCCTTATTCAGGTGAACATAAACCGTATTATTGCGTTGGGTAAGCATAATATTTCGGTTAGCGGTATATTGTGAGGCCGGCTGAACATCTTCCAATGACTCTTTTACTGAACGGTACCATTTTCCGATACGCTTTAAAATGGCTTCATTTTCCGTAGATATGATACCTTCAGCCGTTGGGCCGATATTCAGCAGGTAATTGGCGTCACGGCAAAGATAACGATCGATGCTTCGTAGTAAATGACGATCCGTATAATAATCTTCATCCGAGCGATATCCCCAGCTTTCTATTCCAATGGATTGACAGGCTTCCGTAGGTCTTGTAAAAGCTATAATGTCGTCTTTCTGAAAATCCCTTTCAGGTGTTCCGAAGTCGCCTTCATCAAATCCACGGTTATTAATCACAGCATCAGGCTGTAGCTTTCTTATCATATCATTGATAGCCGGATCTTTATGTTCCGGAACATTCATGTCCCACCAGAAACCGTTTATTTTTCCGTAATTGGTACAAAGTTCACGAACCTGTGCTTTTAAAAATTCAAGATATTCAAGCCAATTAGGATTATCCCCTTTCTGAGGAGGGAGTTCATGATGACGGCCTTCATTCGGGTATTTGGGATGATTCCAGTCGGCAATAGAATAATATAAAGATAAAGGAATATTCCGTTTATGGCATGCATCTGCCAACATTCCCAATATATCCCGCTTATATGGAGTATTCATTACATTGAAGGAAGTATATTTAGTATCCCACATGCAAAAACCGTCATGGTGCTTGGTTGTAAAACAAATATATTTCATACCTCCTTCCTGCATAATGTCCAGCCATTTTTCAGGATTAAATTTTTTAGGATTCCATTGTCCGGCTAATTGCATATACTGGGAACGTTCTACTTTTGCACGCCATTGATATTGTTCATGCCAGGCAGGGATTGCATATAATCCCCAGTGTATGAACATCCCAAATCGTTTTTCGAAAAACCAGTCCCGCCCGTCACCGAATCGCTTAATAGTGTCATTACCGGCAATAAACCTATCCGGAATAGAAGTGAATTCATGTATAGCTAGCGGGGAAAAAGCGGTTGCAAGAATACCAGATGCAGTATAGCGGAGGAAATTTCTTCTTTTCATAAGACTGGTTTATTTGGAATAAATGCGAAAATAGATAAATATTTATAAATATACAGAGCTGAAATCAGAAATGGTGTTTTATAAATTGAAATGTCAAAAGTATAAGTATTACATCTGTTTTTGGAAAAAAGCGAAAAAAACACTATTTTTGCATATATACATATCTAACACCCTCTTTCTTTCATTAGAGATAGTGTTATATCTCACTTAATACCGGGAATAGGTCATGAGAATGACAGGTACTTGTTGAGATACCCGTTTAACCTGAAAAATGTTGAAAACCATGAAATATCAATCTTACCAATTGCATAATTATACATCCATATCAGGCATTGAAAAATTGCCGGCTGCAGATCGTAAAGCGATTGAAATAGCCGGACGGGTACTACCCTTCAAAGCGAATAATTATGTTACCGAACAACTTATTAACTGGGATAATATTCCCGAAGATCCTATTTTCACGCTTTGTTTTCCACGTAAAGATCTTTTGAAAAAAGAACATTATGATTCTATTGAACATCTGGTGGAAAAGGGGGCTCCGGTGAGTCAAATAAAAGAAATGGTTAAATCGATCCGGCAGACATTGAATCCTAATCCGGCCGGACAGCATTTGAATGTTCCCATGATCGGACGTACTAAACTAAACGGGGTACAGCATAAATACCGTGAAACCGTGCTCTTTTTTCCTAGCCAGGGACAAACCTGCCATGCATATTGTACGTTTTGTTTTCGATGGCCCCAGTTTTCCGGTATGGAAGGGATGCGGTTCGCTATGAAGGAAACGGAACTGTTGGTAGAATATTTACGAAAACACCGTGAAGTGACGGATCTCTTATTTACAGGTGGTGATCCATTAACCATGAGTACTTCCCATATTACCAACTATATAAATGCATTGCTGGACAATGATTTGTTTAATATCCAGACGATACGATTTGGTACAAAATCACTGGCGTACTGGCCATATCGTTTTCTTACAGATCCGGATGCTGATGAATTGTTGCGGTTATTTGAAAAAATAGTCCGGCAGGGGAAAAACCTGGCAATTATGGCCCATTTTAACCATCCGGTAGAATTAACCACAGACGCTGTTCAGGAGGCAATACGACGTGTTCGTTCTACAGGTGCTCAAATACGAACGCAATCTCCACTGCTTAAGCATATCAATGACGATCCTGACTTATGGGCTGAAATGTGGCGGAAACAGGTAAACCTAAATTGTATCCCTTATTATATGTTTATAGCAAGAGATACAGGAGCCAAGGATTTTTTTGATATTCCGTTAGTAGATTGTTGGGATATTTTCCGTAAGGCCTACCAGCAAGTAAGTGGAGTATGTCGTACAGTCCGTGGTCCAAGTATGAGTGCAACTCCCGGAAAGATCCAGGTATTGGGTGTGAGTGAAGTAAGAGGGGAAAAGGTATTTGTACTGAGGTTTTTGCAGGGACGTAATCCCGATTGGGTAGGTCGTCCGTTTTTTGCCAAATATGATTCGGCCGCTACATGGTTAAATATGTTACAACCGGCCTTCGGAGAACAGAAATTTTTCTTTGAAGATGAATTAGAACGTTTGTATAAAGAAGATTATCACCATAGCGAAGCTAAGAATTTTGAATAATCAATTTTTGTCCTTAGTCAAAAAGGAGCAGGTAAAAACAAAAGGGCGGTTCTCTCGAACGGCCCTTTTTTCATTACTAAACATTTTACTATTTGATAACTATGAGAGATCTTTTATATGGTTATTTCATGAATTGAAATATTGATATATCACGATTTATTTTCATTACAAAGATGCAATATTCATTACAATATTACAAACATTATTGATAAAAAAATGGAAAAAAACTAAGACAGCATGCCTGTTAAATTATTCAGGTTTCATCTTTAAGGCAAACTGTTTTCCGAATTCTACCAATTGTTGGGATTTTTCTTCTCCCGGGTTAAACCTGCCTTTATACCCATCTTGCAGCACTTTTAATTTCAATCCGGTGAGATTACTTTCAATGATACTAACGGCTTCCCCACTCCAGCCGTAGGAACCAAAAGCAGCAGCTGGTTTACCTTTATCTCTTAACGGGTTGATTGTTGCAAATAGCTTATAGATAGGTAATAATGTATTTTGATTAATGGTCGGTGAGCCGACGATTAAAGCATCGGATCTTGTTACAGCAGCTTCGAGATCGCCAAGTAGCGCAAATTCAATATCCATCAACTCAATTTCATATTCACCTACTTGCTCTATTCCTTGTTTGACCCATTCTGCCATATATTTGGTATAGCCGTATGCTGACACATAGGTAATTAATATCCTATTGTTTTTACCTTCTGTTACAGATATATAATCGCTGGCTAGTTTTTCACTTTTTGAAACAATCTCTTTCCATGTTTTACGAAGGATCGGTCCATGACCTGTACAGATCATATGGATATTTAACGGCGCAATTTTTTCAATGGCCTTTAACATAAATTTACTGTATGGCCTGAGGATGCAATCAAAATAGTATACAAAGGCATCTTCATATTCTTCCTTATCGGTGATCAGGTCATCAAAAATGGGTTCAAAGCTATAGTGGGCGCCGAATGAATCGCAAGTAAACAAAAGTTGGTCTTCTTCCAGGTAGGTATACATTGTATCCGGCCAATGAAGATTCGGGGCTCCGATAAAACGAAGTGTCTTGTTGCCTAAATTCAAAGTATCCCCGTCTTTCACCTTTAAGGATTTAAAGGGACGGTTCATGATTTCGTTCAGATAGTTTAAAGCTTGTCCTGTTCCGACAACGGTAGCGTTAATTGCCAGATCAAGTAAGGCTGATAAGCTTCCGGAATGATCAGGTTCCGTATGATCCATGATGATATACTCAATTTCTTCCGGGTTACATACGGATTTCACTTTATCCAGGTATTCCTCGGTATATGTGTTCTTAACTGTTTCTACAAGTGTTTTTTTCCCGGCATTAATGAAATAAGCATTGTATGTGGTACCATATTTGGTCTCCATTACAATATCAAATACCTTTAAATCAGGATCAAGTACCCCAATCCATTTCACATCAGGGGTTACATCTAGTATTCTGTTGTTCATAAGCTCATTCTTTTACTGAAACAACAAAGGTAAACTAAACATTCAAAAATTACAATACCAATCATTCAATAGTCTGCATATGAGTGATGATGAATAGGCTGGCATCATTTTTGTAAAAATTCCATGGGGAATTTAATTGTATTATTAATTAAAACAGAAATATAATGAAAACAATCAGAAACTTATTATTTTTAGTTGCATTAGCTCCGGTTTTTTTTATTTCCTGTAATGACGATAAAGATGACAACACCTACGGCATAAGTGTTGGAATGGTGGAAAACCCGGATGGGAAAAACCAGTTTTTCATCGACACTGATAAAGGAAATAGATTATTTGTGAAAGAATCCAGGGTTCCTTACACCCCTAAGGATAGTCAACGTGTAGTGACCAGGTTTGTTATTCTTTCTGAAAAAGAAGCAGGAAGTGGGTATAATTATGATGTAGCCTTATTCGATTATTACAATATCCTGACTAAGAATATTTTTAATATTACTTCCGCAACCCAGGATAGCATTGGTAATGATCCTATTAGTATTTCTGATGTATGGGTCAGCAATGATTATCTGAATGTTGAATTCAATTACCTTGGCTACAGCAGGTCTCATTTCATCAATTTGGTATCAGACAGTGAAAAAACCTATGATGACGGAAAAGTACATTTGGAATTCAGGCATAATGCTAATGGCGATATGGCTAACCGGTGGTTCTGGGGTATCGCGTCATTTAATTTGAAAACGCTTCAGGAAGAAGGTAAAACATCATTGGATCTGGTAATACATAATCAAAATTATGATGGTGTAAGAACCTATGAAAGGAAATATACTTTTGGAGAAGCTTTGGAACAAACTTCATTGGAAATCGACCAGGATCAGGGTATAATCGAATAATTGACTTGGTCCTGTCACATTGTGAAAGGATATCATAAAAAATCCTGGCTAAAGTTTAGTCAGGATTTTTTTTATTCGGTGCGTTAACTTAGCCGGAAATATTAAAATTTTTGTTTTAAGACCATGACTTCCAGTTCTGCTTTTCCTTCAACAGCTTTTACAAATTCCTGGAAATGGGCACTATTGTTATGTGTATTAATGGCATCCTGAGATTTCCATTTTTCCACAAATGTGAATTTCAGAGGATCCTGTGTGTTTTCATATAAGCCGTATGATATATTGCCGGGTTCTTTACGTGTCGCATTTACAATCACTTGGAACGTCTTCATCAATTCGTCTTTGAATTCAGGATTTATAGTAACATTGGCAACAATAGTTAACTCATTGCCTGTACTAACGTTATCTTCCACATTTTTTACCGGAGTATCCGAAGATCCACAACTCATTAAAATATATACAGACAGAAATAAGAGAATGAAATTTTTTAATTTATTTTTCATGGTATTTATTAGTTTGAGTATCTATTTTGTAAAAAAAATAATAATTATATGCAAATGTACTTATTGTTTAGGAAAATCACAAATATGTTTTTTCCTTTAATGAACTAAAGCTTATCTACAGGCACAATCTCTTTGAATCCAGATAAAGACTTTTCCTCTTTCCCGATTAACTAATGGTCCAACAACCTTCTGATATTAATTTGATCTTTGATTTAAGGATAATAAATAATTATCAATTAAACCATTTCCAGCAATAACTTTACCAGTTCTTCATTTTCTTTTTCCGTCGCTATGTCCAGTGCTGTTTTGCCATCGTTGTTGACAGCGTCGGCTTTTACATCACCAAAATCTATCATTAACTGCGCAAATGTCCGGGCTGCATTTTTATCACTGTTTTCCGCTGCATACATCAACGGCGTTTTTCCGTATTTATCACACACATCGGTTTTGGCTTCATTTTCGAGTAGGGAAATAGCTATATTTTCCATTTCTTTAAGGTCCCTGCTGTTTACAACCATCATCAGCGCTGTTTGTCCGTCAAGATTAGCCATATTTACGTCACAAGGAGTATTGATCAGTTCTTCCACCAGTTCCGTTTTCCTGTAATTTTTACATGCCAGGATCAATGCGGTATTTGACTGGTCGTCAACAGAAGCGTTGACATCCATTCCTGCCTTCAATAGCATATTGAATATATCCAGTTCGTCTTTATAGGTGTAGCTGTGGTTTATTGCTGAACCGGCACCGTTGATCAGCGACCACATAGCAGTATGGCCATGTTCACCTGCCTTGAAATTAGGATCGGCACCTCCTTCCAGCAATACTTTTACGCATTCGTTGTTTACCAGTCCACAAGCCATTGCCAGCGGAGTTTTCCCTTCGAACCGGTATTCGGTATTCACCTCATTAATATCAACTCCTCCCATATCGATCAATGCTTTCACTGCCGTCGGATCATTCTTTTTCACAGCCTGGAACAAGGTCATACCACCGGCAGCCAGGACTTGTTCATTATCTACATCTTCACCTTTGAGGAATGCAGCTATCTTCTTGGCATCGGATTCTACAGCATAATACAGCGGATCGTTTCCGTATTTGTCTTTTGCATCAACGTCAAGACCCACTTCAACCAAAGATTTTACAACTTTGAAATAATCTTCGACATGCTTTACGTTTCTATTGTAATCTTTGATGGTACTTTCGGTTCTTTCTTCTTCCACCCTTCTCCAACTGTCGCTTAAATTGTCTGGAATGGGCTTCAGGTTGTCAAATCTTTCCTTTGCATATTTCAGGGAGGAAAATGCATGGCGTATTTCCTTGGCAGCTATGTGTAATGCAGTATAACCTTCATTGGTGGTTCCGGTAAGTTTTGCCCCGGAATCGATCAACGCCTGTATCATTGGATAATTACCATTTTTAGCTGCTACATGATAACGGTCTGTCCGCTGTCATCCTTGCGTAATACGCTCACTTTGGCTTCATAGAGACTTTTGGCTGCGTGGTATAACTGTTCGTCCGGCGCTTTATTATACCGGCACTCACTCAATTCAGCCAGAGCATGTAACGGATTATCACCGTAATCATTGGTTACTGCCGATTTTGCCCCACCTTCCAGTAAAATATCGATGGCCCCGGCATCGCCGAAGCTTGCTGCCAGATGGAGCAATGAACGCTTACCGTTGTTCTCATCCCGGATATCTTTATCTTCAACCTGACGGTATAATTCATGTATTTCTTCAACTGATTTATGCGAACTGTAAGCCGATTTGATGTCATAGAATACTTTACTCATATTTTTATGCTATTGGTAATTATTTATTTGATTCTCATATTTTCCCACTCTTGGCGACTCTTATCGAATCTGTGGAATACCTGATATAATTACGTAATCTGTTTTAAAATGTTACTAAAACATATCTTAGAACGACCCATTTTGAAAATGTGAATTACTTACTATTAAAATTATGAGGAAGATACCGGGTATCATTGTAAAAAAATACGGAACACCCGAACAATAACCCAATAATCACGTAAAAGAAAATATGATTATTAAATTCGCTCAAACAAGATCAACAAAATAAGGATATGCTGATAGGAAAACCGAATACCTCTTTTGTGGGACATAAACCTGATGAAACTGCCATTAATGATATGGAATTTTGTGCTGTATTGTTAGATCGTGGACAATCTGTGGAAGCCTGGACTTTGTTACACCGGCAGGCAGAAAGTATACCATCACAGTTCAATAAAGCCATATGTCTTATCAGGGTAGAAGAATATGCATCTGCTTTACCACTTCTGGAACAGGTATTGGGAATACTGGCACAAACGCCACAGGGATTGAAAACCCCTGAATCTCCTTCTTTAAGGACAATACAGGATGTTCAGGCTACGACAAAGGCATATACGGAGGCCATTACTTTTAAGTATGCTGAACTTTTTCCTGAAACATTGAAAGATTCGGT
Coding sequences within:
- a CDS encoding NigD-like protein, giving the protein MKTIRNLLFLVALAPVFFISCNDDKDDNTYGISVGMVENPDGKNQFFIDTDKGNRLFVKESRVPYTPKDSQRVVTRFVILSEKEAGSGYNYDVALFDYYNILTKNIFNITSATQDSIGNDPISISDVWVSNDYLNVEFNYLGYSRSHFINLVSDSEKTYDDGKVHLEFRHNANGDMANRWFWGIASFNLKTLQEEGKTSLDLVIHNQNYDGVRTYERKYTFGEALEQTSLEIDQDQGIIE
- a CDS encoding FprA family A-type flavoprotein, which encodes MNNRILDVTPDVKWIGVLDPDLKVFDIVMETKYGTTYNAYFINAGKKTLVETVKNTYTEEYLDKVKSVCNPEEIEYIIMDHTEPDHSGSLSALLDLAINATVVGTGQALNYLNEIMNRPFKSLKVKDGDTLNLGNKTLRFIGAPNLHWPDTMYTYLEEDQLLFTCDSFGAHYSFEPIFDDLITDKEEYEDAFVYYFDCILRPYSKFMLKAIEKIAPLNIHMICTGHGPILRKTWKEIVSKSEKLASDYISVTEGKNNRILITYVSAYGYTKYMAEWVKQGIEQVGEYEIELMDIEFALLGDLEAAVTRSDALIVGSPTINQNTLLPIYKLFATINPLRDKGKPAAAFGSYGWSGEAVSIIESNLTGLKLKVLQDGYKGRFNPGEEKSQQLVEFGKQFALKMKPE
- a CDS encoding ankyrin repeat domain-containing protein, whose amino-acid sequence is MSKVFYDIKSAYSSHKSVEEIHELYRQVEDKDIRDENNGKRSLLHLAASFGDAGAIDILLEGGAKSAVTNDYGDNPLHALAELSECRYNKAPDEQLYHAAKSLYEAKVSVLRKDDSGQTVIM
- a CDS encoding antibiotic biosynthesis monooxygenase, whose protein sequence is MKNKLKNFILLFLSVYILMSCGSSDTPVKNVEDNVSTGNELTIVANVTINPEFKDELMKTFQVIVNATRKEPGNISYGLYENTQDPLKFTFVEKWKSQDAINTHNNSAHFQEFVKAVEGKAELEVMVLKQKF
- a CDS encoding ankyrin repeat domain-containing protein; the protein is MIQALIDSGAKLTGTTNEGYTALHIAAKEIRHAFSSLKYAKERFDNLKPIPDNLSDSWRRVEEERTESTIKDYNRNVKHVEDYFKVVKSLVEVGLDVDAKDKYGNDPLYYAVESDAKKIAAFLKGEDVDNEQVLAAGGMTLFQAVKKNDPTAVKALIDMGGVDINEVNTEYRFEGKTPLAMACGLVNNECVKVLLEGGADPNFKAGEHGHTAMWSLINGAGSAINHSYTYKDELDIFNMLLKAGMDVNASVDDQSNTALILACKNYRKTELVEELINTPCDVNMANLDGQTALMMVVNSRDLKEMENIAISLLENEAKTDVCDKYGKTPLMYAAENSDKNAARTFAQLMIDFGDVKADAVNNDGKTALDIATEKENEELVKLLLEMV
- a CDS encoding lysine 2,3-aminomutase, whose amino-acid sequence is MKYQSYQLHNYTSISGIEKLPAADRKAIEIAGRVLPFKANNYVTEQLINWDNIPEDPIFTLCFPRKDLLKKEHYDSIEHLVEKGAPVSQIKEMVKSIRQTLNPNPAGQHLNVPMIGRTKLNGVQHKYRETVLFFPSQGQTCHAYCTFCFRWPQFSGMEGMRFAMKETELLVEYLRKHREVTDLLFTGGDPLTMSTSHITNYINALLDNDLFNIQTIRFGTKSLAYWPYRFLTDPDADELLRLFEKIVRQGKNLAIMAHFNHPVELTTDAVQEAIRRVRSTGAQIRTQSPLLKHINDDPDLWAEMWRKQVNLNCIPYYMFIARDTGAKDFFDIPLVDCWDIFRKAYQQVSGVCRTVRGPSMSATPGKIQVLGVSEVRGEKVFVLRFLQGRNPDWVGRPFFAKYDSAATWLNMLQPAFGEQKFFFEDELERLYKEDYHHSEAKNFE